The Pseudolabrys sp. FHR47 genome contains a region encoding:
- a CDS encoding AAA family ATPase: protein MDSTDQQPVFDFLATRERDVKRIDTHAASVFLSGDRALKVKRAVRFLFLDFSTLEKRKAACEAEIEVNKPYAPKIYRGVVAITREADSTLAINGKGTPVEYAVDMARFDETQTLDHVADRDDIGDALADRLGRAVARAHKIAPVKRDANFVVTLDEIIAQNDAELGGSADLFEAEAVKALTTASRAALDRLRPLLETRERDGSVRRCHGDLHLGNLVLIDNEPMLFDAIEFNDKLAIIDRFYDLAFLLMDLIERDLAPAATIVLNRYITETGEDSDLDALALLPLFMSLRAAIRAKVTAARPKRDAALAQRARDYFALAQRLIAPPPPRLIAVGGLSGTGKSVLARALTAHAPPLPGAVWLRSDVIRKRLLGKAETEKLPPEGYTADVTARVYEALGARAARVIAAGHSAIADAVFARAGERADIERAAPQNFHSLFLTADLETRLARVGGRSGDASDADAKIARAQEDYDLGDLRWTRVDASGSPEETLRKALREMPSP, encoded by the coding sequence ATGGACAGCACCGACCAACAGCCCGTCTTCGATTTCCTCGCCACGCGCGAGCGCGATGTTAAGCGCATCGACACCCATGCGGCGAGCGTATTCCTGTCGGGCGACCGCGCGCTGAAGGTGAAGCGCGCGGTGCGCTTCCTGTTCCTCGATTTTTCCACGCTGGAAAAGCGCAAGGCCGCCTGCGAGGCGGAAATCGAGGTCAACAAGCCTTACGCGCCGAAAATCTACCGCGGGGTCGTTGCCATCACGCGCGAGGCGGACAGCACGCTGGCGATCAACGGCAAAGGGACGCCGGTCGAATACGCCGTCGATATGGCGCGCTTCGACGAAACGCAGACGCTGGATCATGTCGCCGACCGGGACGACATCGGTGACGCCCTCGCCGACCGCCTCGGCCGCGCGGTGGCGCGCGCGCACAAGATCGCACCGGTCAAGCGCGACGCGAACTTCGTTGTCACGCTGGACGAGATCATCGCGCAGAACGACGCCGAACTCGGCGGCTCCGCCGATCTGTTCGAAGCCGAAGCCGTGAAAGCGTTGACGACGGCGAGTCGCGCCGCGCTTGACCGCCTGCGTCCCCTGCTCGAGACGCGCGAGCGCGACGGCTCTGTGCGACGCTGCCACGGCGATCTGCATCTCGGCAATCTGGTGCTGATCGACAATGAGCCGATGCTGTTCGATGCCATCGAATTCAACGACAAGCTCGCCATCATCGACCGCTTCTACGATCTCGCCTTCCTGCTGATGGATCTGATCGAACGTGATCTCGCGCCGGCGGCGACCATCGTGCTCAACCGCTATATCACCGAGACCGGCGAAGATAGCGATCTCGACGCGCTGGCTCTGCTGCCGCTGTTCATGAGTCTCCGCGCCGCGATCCGCGCCAAGGTGACGGCGGCGCGGCCGAAGCGCGACGCCGCGCTCGCGCAACGCGCCCGCGATTACTTCGCGCTGGCGCAAAGGCTGATCGCGCCGCCGCCGCCGCGCCTCATCGCCGTCGGTGGCCTGTCCGGCACCGGCAAGTCGGTGCTGGCCCGCGCGCTCACGGCGCATGCGCCGCCGCTGCCCGGCGCGGTCTGGCTGCGCAGCGACGTCATCCGCAAGCGACTCCTCGGCAAGGCCGAGACCGAGAAGCTGCCGCCTGAGGGCTATACGGCTGACGTTACGGCGCGGGTCTATGAGGCGCTGGGCGCGAGGGCCGCGCGCGTCATCGCCGCCGGCCATTCCGCGATCGCCGATGCGGTCTTCGCCCGCGCCGGCGAACGCGCCGACATCGAACGGGCCGCGCCGCAGAACTTCCACAGCCTGTTCCTGACAGCCGACCTTGAAACACGGCTCGCCCGCGTTGGTGGCCGGAGCGGCGATGCCTCCGACGCCGATGCCAAAATCGCCCGCGCGCAGGAGGATTACGACCTCGGCGATCTGAGATGGACCCGCGTCGATGCCTCGGGGTCGCCGGAGGAAACGTTGAGGAAGGCGTTGAGAGAGATGCCGAGCCCGTAG
- a CDS encoding MFS transporter, producing MSAARKPIMTARQWAVGIAGYFSFINLYSPQAILPLLASEFGTGAAGIATIMTVSTLAVALTAPLTGTVADVLGRKRVIVTAMFILFIPTLMCALATSLNVLIFWRFVQGLVLPPVFAVTLAYIGDEWEPHEVTGIAGIYMSGASLGGFSGRFFTGILSDFFGWRPAMMVIAVSTLAGALAVLILLPREKKFVRSEGLAASGRQMLQHLRNGQLLAIYAAGFGVLFCFILTFTYINFRLAAPPFNLSPTWLGAIFVVYLVGSGLAPTAGWAVGRFGRRNVMITVIGIWIGGILLTLAMPLWLVLLGLVICAACGLICQAIATGFVSITAKAGRSSAVGLYVSCFYAGGAFGAAVGGVAWTIGGWPACVATLVAMMVFIAMIVFFLWTPRIPPAPPLSTADPR from the coding sequence ATGTCTGCCGCCCGAAAGCCAATCATGACGGCGCGCCAATGGGCGGTCGGGATCGCGGGCTACTTCTCCTTCATCAATCTCTATTCACCGCAGGCGATCCTGCCGTTGCTGGCCAGCGAATTCGGCACCGGCGCCGCCGGCATCGCCACCATCATGACGGTCAGTACGCTCGCCGTCGCGCTGACCGCGCCGCTGACCGGAACCGTCGCCGACGTGCTCGGGCGCAAGCGTGTCATTGTCACCGCAATGTTCATCCTGTTCATTCCGACCCTGATGTGCGCCCTGGCGACCAGCCTCAATGTGCTGATCTTCTGGCGCTTCGTGCAGGGGCTGGTGCTGCCGCCGGTGTTCGCCGTGACGCTGGCCTATATCGGCGATGAATGGGAGCCGCATGAGGTCACCGGCATTGCCGGCATCTATATGTCGGGCGCGAGCCTGGGCGGCTTCTCCGGCCGGTTCTTCACCGGCATCCTGTCCGACTTTTTCGGCTGGCGCCCCGCGATGATGGTCATCGCCGTCTCGACATTGGCTGGCGCCTTGGCGGTTCTGATATTGCTGCCGCGCGAGAAGAAATTCGTGCGCTCGGAAGGGCTCGCCGCTTCCGGCCGGCAGATGCTCCAGCATCTGCGCAACGGTCAGTTGCTGGCCATCTACGCGGCCGGCTTCGGCGTGCTGTTCTGCTTCATCCTCACTTTCACCTACATCAACTTCCGCCTCGCCGCCCCGCCCTTCAATCTGTCGCCGACCTGGCTCGGTGCGATCTTCGTCGTCTATCTGGTCGGTTCGGGCCTGGCGCCGACGGCAGGCTGGGCGGTCGGCCGCTTCGGCCGGCGCAATGTCATGATCACGGTGATTGGCATCTGGATCGGCGGCATCCTGCTCACTCTGGCTATGCCGCTCTGGCTGGTGTTGCTCGGCCTCGTGATCTGCGCAGCCTGCGGTCTGATATGTCAGGCAATCGCAACCGGCTTCGTCTCGATCACCGCCAAGGCTGGACGGTCGTCGGCGGTCGGCCTGTATGTCAGTTGCTTCTACGCGGGCGGCGCCTTCGGCGCGGCGGTTGGGGGCGTTGCCTGGACCATCGGTGGCTGGCCAGCTTGCGTCGCCACGCTGGTCGCGATGATGGTGTTCATCGCCATGATCGTGTTCTTCCTGTGGACACCGCGCATACCGCCAGCCCCGCCGCTCTCAACCGCCGATCCGCGCTGA
- the tilS gene encoding tRNA lysidine(34) synthetase TilS, whose product MPRDNVTAISQSEAKALFADLKAAKALVLAVSGGPDSTALMVLAARWRKALKRGPDLIAVTVDHGLRAESKREARDVARLARELGLAHRTLRWRGDKPAKGIPRAAREARYRLLAQAARKAGASHILTAHTLDDQAETVVMRLSRGSGITGLAAMQRTSGVPGHDTVLLVRPFLDTAKLRLIATLTKSNIAFADDPTNRDAAFTRARLRGLMPQLASEGLDAARLALLARRAGRADAALEQIVDIVWRGLAARGSGPSLCFEAAALARTPDEIRVRLMQRAIGAVGTEGPVELGKLEALTEALTVALAAGIPWRRTLAGALVTLQKGRLTVETAPPRRSGVGRGVRNALTKAAGKRAKPAKSR is encoded by the coding sequence ATGCCGCGCGATAACGTCACGGCAATCTCACAATCGGAAGCAAAGGCGCTGTTCGCCGATCTCAAAGCGGCGAAGGCGCTGGTGCTTGCCGTGTCGGGCGGTCCGGATTCGACGGCACTGATGGTGCTCGCCGCGCGCTGGCGCAAGGCGTTGAAGCGTGGGCCCGACCTGATCGCGGTCACCGTCGATCACGGTCTGCGCGCTGAATCGAAACGCGAAGCGCGCGACGTCGCCCGGCTTGCCAGAGAACTCGGCCTTGCGCATCGCACCTTGCGCTGGCGCGGCGACAAACCGGCCAAGGGCATCCCGCGTGCTGCGCGCGAGGCCCGCTATCGCCTGCTGGCGCAGGCGGCGCGCAAAGCCGGTGCTTCCCACATCCTCACCGCCCATACGCTCGACGATCAGGCCGAGACGGTGGTGATGCGGCTTTCGCGCGGCAGCGGCATCACCGGGCTGGCAGCAATGCAGCGAACGTCCGGTGTGCCCGGCCACGATACCGTGCTGCTCGTCCGCCCCTTCCTCGACACCGCGAAGCTGCGGCTGATCGCCACGCTCACAAAGTCGAACATCGCCTTCGCTGACGACCCGACCAACCGCGACGCCGCGTTCACGCGCGCGCGGCTGCGTGGGTTGATGCCGCAGCTGGCGAGCGAGGGTCTCGACGCCGCGCGGCTGGCGCTACTGGCGCGCCGGGCCGGCCGCGCCGACGCGGCTCTGGAGCAGATCGTCGACATCGTCTGGCGCGGCCTTGCGGCTCGCGGGTCGGGGCCATCCCTGTGCTTCGAGGCTGCGGCGCTGGCGCGCACGCCGGACGAGATCCGGGTCCGCCTGATGCAGCGTGCAATCGGTGCCGTAGGTACCGAGGGACCGGTCGAACTCGGCAAACTAGAGGCTCTGACGGAGGCCCTCACGGTGGCTCTGGCGGCCGGTATCCCGTGGCGCAGAACCCTGGCTGGCGCCTTGGTGACGCTGCAAAAAGGTCGTCTCACCGTCGAAACAGCTCCGCCACGCCGCTCCGGGGTTGGCCGGGGCGTGCGAAATGCCTTAACCAAGGCGGCCGGCAAGCGGGCCAAGCCTGCGAAATCGCGCTAG
- a CDS encoding RraA family protein, which produces MAPSLSTTQRDFLISIDTPTVCNLIEIVAPERRGFGYTVRHLHCPFPDLPPMVGFAKTVTMRAQDRVPLGEAGYMAKRLDYLDYVAAEPQPGIAVIQDLDDIVGYGAFWGEVQSNVHKALGCLGTITNGSVRDIPMIPDGFQMLAGSIAPSHAFVHVVDYGVPVNIHGMAVRSGDLIHADRHGAVVVPLEIIDAMKDALVGLNAKEAKIIEAAKSGAGLAAIKAAMKG; this is translated from the coding sequence ATGGCTCCATCTCTTTCGACGACACAGCGCGATTTCCTCATCTCGATCGACACGCCGACGGTCTGCAATCTCATCGAGATCGTCGCTCCCGAGCGACGCGGCTTTGGCTACACCGTGCGCCACCTGCACTGCCCCTTCCCCGATTTGCCGCCGATGGTCGGTTTCGCCAAGACCGTGACCATGCGCGCGCAGGACCGCGTGCCGCTCGGCGAAGCGGGCTACATGGCCAAGCGTCTCGATTATCTCGATTACGTCGCCGCCGAGCCACAGCCCGGCATCGCGGTGATCCAGGACCTCGACGACATCGTCGGCTACGGCGCGTTCTGGGGCGAGGTGCAGTCCAACGTGCACAAGGCGCTCGGCTGTCTCGGCACCATCACCAACGGTTCGGTGCGCGACATTCCAATGATCCCCGACGGCTTCCAGATGCTGGCCGGATCGATCGCGCCCTCGCATGCTTTCGTCCACGTCGTCGATTACGGCGTGCCGGTGAACATTCACGGCATGGCGGTTCGGTCCGGAGACCTCATCCATGCCGACCGCCACGGCGCCGTGGTCGTGCCGCTCGAGATCATCGACGCCATGAAGGACGCGCTGGTCGGGCTCAACGCCAAGGAGGCCAAGATCATCGAGGCGGCCAAATCGGGTGCCGGCCTTGCGGCCATCAAGGCGGCGATGAAAGGCTAG
- a CDS encoding esterase-like activity of phytase family protein yields the protein MKLVQTAMASLLATTTALSGALADQAFTGKLVGHAIVPALTFVNPPADAPADMAISGKFTNNDRKRIDTVGTVMGTSFISAPGAARETGIKLPFKGQPVQGFSGIKAAGDGTFWVLQDNGYGSKVNSPDAMLMLHRIKPDFVTGKVEFVRTVFINDQDKKLPFQIALEGSEKRYLTGADLDVESFQIIGDQIWIGDEFGPYLIRIDQSGKVNVFFETMIDGKVARSPDHYAVSTPAVPGGAVVFNVRRSRGYEGMAASKDGRFLYPLLEGPLWNEAAKSFETDEGREYLRILEFDVTAQKWTGRFWKYKLEANGNNIGDFNMVDATTGLIVERDNGEGEQPQACSGAAKPNCFNVPAKLKRVYKIEMTDANTGGFARKIGHIDLLAIKDPDNKAKQGSKEGIFTFPFVTIEDVDVVDATHIVVGNDNNLPYSSGRTLGKQDDNELILIEAADFLRAK from the coding sequence ATGAAACTTGTTCAGACTGCGATGGCGAGCTTGCTCGCCACGACGACGGCCCTTTCGGGCGCGCTCGCCGATCAGGCCTTCACCGGCAAGCTCGTCGGCCACGCGATCGTGCCGGCTCTCACCTTCGTCAATCCGCCGGCCGATGCGCCGGCCGACATGGCCATCTCGGGCAAGTTCACCAACAACGACCGCAAGCGTATCGACACCGTCGGCACGGTGATGGGCACCTCGTTCATCTCGGCGCCCGGCGCCGCGCGCGAAACCGGCATCAAGCTGCCGTTCAAGGGCCAGCCGGTGCAGGGCTTCTCCGGCATCAAGGCGGCCGGTGACGGCACCTTCTGGGTGCTGCAGGACAACGGCTACGGCAGCAAGGTCAACTCGCCGGACGCCATGCTGATGCTGCACCGGATCAAGCCCGATTTCGTCACCGGCAAGGTCGAATTCGTCCGCACGGTGTTCATCAACGACCAGGACAAGAAGCTGCCGTTCCAAATCGCGCTCGAGGGCAGCGAGAAGCGCTACCTCACCGGCGCCGATCTCGACGTCGAGAGCTTCCAGATCATCGGCGACCAGATCTGGATCGGCGACGAATTCGGTCCCTATCTCATCCGCATCGACCAGAGCGGCAAGGTCAACGTCTTCTTCGAAACCATGATCGACGGCAAGGTGGCGCGTTCGCCCGACCACTACGCCGTGTCCACGCCGGCGGTGCCGGGCGGGGCGGTGGTGTTCAACGTGCGTCGCTCGCGTGGCTATGAAGGCATGGCGGCGTCAAAGGACGGTCGCTTCCTCTATCCGCTGCTCGAAGGGCCGCTGTGGAACGAGGCCGCCAAGTCGTTCGAAACGGACGAAGGCCGCGAATATCTGCGCATCCTCGAATTCGATGTGACCGCGCAGAAGTGGACCGGCCGCTTCTGGAAGTACAAGCTCGAAGCCAACGGTAACAATATCGGCGACTTCAACATGGTCGATGCCACCACCGGGCTCATCGTGGAGCGCGACAATGGCGAAGGCGAACAGCCGCAGGCTTGCAGCGGCGCGGCCAAGCCCAATTGCTTCAATGTGCCGGCCAAGCTCAAGCGCGTCTACAAGATCGAAATGACCGACGCCAACACCGGGGGCTTTGCCCGCAAGATCGGCCATATCGATCTGCTGGCGATCAAGGATCCGGACAACAAGGCGAAGCAGGGTTCGAAGGAAGGCATTTTCACCTTCCCCTTCGTCACCATCGAGGACGTGGACGTGGTCGACGCCACCCACATCGTCGTCGGCAACGACAACAACCTGCCGTACTCGTCGGGCCGTACGCTCGGTAAGCAGGATGACAATGAGCTGATCCTGATCGAGGCCGCCGACTTCCTGAGGGCCAAATAG
- a CDS encoding AzlD family protein, translated as MIEKHGFSFLVVIALMTIVVYLTRITGYWLIGRFVIGPRLRRMLDALPGAIIAATVAPTLVQGGPRAILALTATLIVMIVVRKDFAAVVAGAAVAAAAFAYGL; from the coding sequence ATGATTGAGAAGCACGGTTTCAGCTTCCTGGTCGTCATCGCGCTGATGACGATCGTCGTCTATCTGACGCGCATTACCGGCTATTGGCTGATCGGGCGCTTCGTCATCGGGCCGCGGCTGCGCCGCATGCTCGATGCGCTGCCGGGAGCGATCATCGCCGCGACGGTGGCGCCGACTTTGGTGCAGGGTGGGCCGCGCGCGATCCTGGCCCTGACGGCAACCCTGATCGTGATGATCGTGGTCCGCAAGGACTTCGCCGCCGTCGTCGCGGGTGCGGCCGTGGCGGCGGCGGCCTTCGCCTACGGGCTTTAG
- a CDS encoding branched-chain amino acid aminotransferase, producing the protein MAAQSYDKLDGVIWYDGKLVPWGEANAHVLTHALHYASAVFEGERAYGGRIFKSTEHSERLKRSANILDFDIPWSVAEIDAAKQLVVDKNGKKDAYVRPIAWRGSEMMGVSAQSNTIHLAIASWEWPSYFDPEQRLKGIRLDLAEYRRPDPKTAPSLAKAAGLYMICTISKHRAERKGYADAMMLDWQGRVAECTGANIFFVQDGKIHTPIADCFLAGITRSTVIDLAKKRGFEVIERRIMPEELSNFSECFITGSAAEVTAVAEIDKWNFNPGGITKTLMEDYTAAVTAPGKAAAA; encoded by the coding sequence ATGGCTGCCCAATCCTACGACAAGCTCGATGGCGTCATCTGGTATGACGGCAAGCTGGTCCCCTGGGGCGAGGCCAATGCTCACGTACTGACGCACGCCCTGCACTATGCCAGCGCGGTGTTCGAGGGCGAGCGCGCCTATGGCGGCCGTATCTTCAAGTCGACTGAGCATTCCGAACGCCTGAAGCGCTCGGCCAATATCCTCGACTTCGACATTCCATGGTCGGTCGCCGAGATCGACGCTGCCAAGCAGCTTGTCGTCGACAAAAACGGCAAGAAGGACGCCTATGTCCGTCCGATCGCCTGGCGCGGTTCGGAGATGATGGGCGTGTCGGCGCAGTCGAACACGATCCATCTGGCCATCGCGTCATGGGAATGGCCGAGCTACTTCGATCCGGAACAGCGGCTTAAGGGTATCCGTCTCGATCTCGCCGAATATCGCCGGCCCGATCCGAAGACAGCGCCGTCGCTGGCCAAGGCCGCCGGCCTCTACATGATCTGCACCATCTCCAAGCACCGGGCCGAGCGCAAAGGCTATGCCGACGCCATGATGCTGGACTGGCAGGGCCGCGTCGCCGAATGCACCGGCGCCAACATCTTCTTCGTCCAGGACGGCAAGATCCATACGCCGATCGCCGACTGTTTCCTCGCCGGCATCACGCGCTCGACCGTGATCGATCTGGCGAAAAAGCGCGGCTTCGAGGTGATTGAACGGCGCATCATGCCGGAAGAGCTCTCAAACTTCTCGGAATGCTTCATCACCGGTTCGGCCGCGGAAGTGACCGCGGTGGCGGAAATCGACAAATGGAATTTCAACCCGGGCGGCATCACCAAGACGCTGATGGAAGACTACACGGCGGCAGTGACGGCGCCGGGCAAGGCCGCGGCGGCGTGA
- a CDS encoding AzlC family ABC transporter permease gives MTPPDNPSRQPQSDRHWTLAAFRHGAADVLPFVPGLAAFSMAYGTLAARKGMTLVETLLMSATVFSGVVQMVVLDGWPEVLTAGAIIGILALTALINARYLMIGATLRPLLGGQPAHKVYPTLYFLVEPSWLMTLRYHSNGGRDPAYLLGGGITMYVVWVTTAIPGYIAGAAVGNPQQFGIDLMVPAFFVAMMVPLWRGVRRSWGLIVGALAAMLTEYLLGGFWYLIVGAMAGCIAGALNDD, from the coding sequence ATGACCCCGCCCGATAATCCTTCCAGACAGCCTCAGTCCGACCGGCACTGGACCCTTGCCGCCTTTCGGCACGGCGCGGCCGACGTGCTGCCCTTCGTGCCGGGACTGGCCGCCTTTTCCATGGCCTACGGCACCCTGGCGGCGCGCAAGGGCATGACCCTGGTCGAGACGCTGCTGATGAGCGCCACGGTCTTCAGCGGTGTCGTACAGATGGTCGTGCTCGACGGTTGGCCGGAGGTGCTGACGGCCGGCGCCATCATCGGCATCCTCGCGCTCACCGCGCTCATCAATGCCCGTTATCTGATGATCGGGGCCACGCTGCGGCCGCTGCTCGGCGGGCAGCCCGCGCACAAGGTTTATCCCACGCTGTATTTCCTCGTCGAGCCGTCCTGGCTGATGACTCTGCGCTATCATTCCAATGGCGGGCGCGATCCGGCTTACCTGCTCGGCGGCGGCATCACGATGTATGTCGTCTGGGTGACGACGGCGATCCCGGGCTACATCGCCGGCGCGGCGGTCGGCAATCCGCAGCAATTTGGCATCGATCTGATGGTGCCGGCGTTCTTCGTCGCCATGATGGTGCCGCTGTGGCGCGGCGTGCGGCGCTCTTGGGGGCTGATCGTCGGTGCTCTGGCCGCGATGCTGACGGAATATCTGCTCGGCGGCTTCTGGTATCTCATCGTCGGCGCCATGGCTGGCTGTATTGCCGGGGCCCTCAACGATGATTGA
- the ftsH gene encoding ATP-dependent zinc metalloprotease FtsH yields MNANLRNFALWVIIVLLLLALFTLFQNPSQRTSAQDISFSQLLSEVDQGRVRDVVIQGPEIRGTFANGTSFQTYAPNDPGLVQKLYNKGVSITARPLTDNVPWFVSLLVSWLPFIALIGVWIFLSRQMQGGAGKAMGFGKSRAKLLTEAHGRVTFEDVAGVDEAKQDLTEIVEFLRDPGKFQRLGGRIPRGVLLVGPPGTGKTLIARAVAGEANVPFFTISGSDFVEMFVGVGASRVRDMFEQAKKNAPCIIFIDEIDAVGRHRGAGMGGGNDEREQTLNQLLVEMDGFEANEGIILIAATNRPDVLDPALLRPGRFDRQVVVPNPDVVGRESILKVHVKKVPLAPDVNLKTIARGTPGFSGADLANLVNEAALMAARRNKRMVMQAEFEDAKDKVMMGAERKSLVMTDEEKLLTAYHEGGHALVALSVKATDPVHKATIIPRGRALGMVMQLPERDKLSMSLEQMESRLAIIMAGRVAEDLIFGRDKVTSGAASDIEQGTKLARMMVTRWGLSDELGPVAYGDNQDEVFLGYQVSRQQNVSEETSRKIDAEVRKLVEAGQAEARRVLTERRDDLETLAKGLLEFETLTGDEIKDLLNGIRPVRETVIEPVTPRSSAVPPAGKPRKNPDAPTGDVAPAPQA; encoded by the coding sequence ATGAACGCCAATCTGCGGAATTTCGCCCTCTGGGTGATTATCGTCCTTCTGCTGCTTGCCCTTTTCACGCTGTTTCAGAACCCCAGCCAGCGTACCAGCGCTCAGGATATTTCGTTCTCACAGCTTCTCTCCGAGGTCGATCAGGGGCGCGTCCGCGATGTCGTGATCCAGGGCCCGGAAATCCGCGGCACCTTCGCCAACGGCACCTCGTTCCAGACCTATGCGCCGAACGATCCGGGTCTGGTGCAGAAGCTCTATAACAAGGGCGTCTCGATCACCGCCCGCCCGCTCACCGACAACGTGCCGTGGTTCGTGTCGTTGCTGGTGTCGTGGCTGCCCTTCATCGCACTCATCGGCGTGTGGATTTTCCTGTCGCGGCAGATGCAGGGCGGGGCCGGCAAGGCGATGGGCTTCGGCAAATCGCGCGCCAAGCTGCTCACCGAAGCGCATGGCCGCGTAACGTTCGAAGACGTCGCCGGTGTCGATGAGGCCAAACAGGACCTCACCGAAATCGTTGAATTCCTCCGCGACCCGGGCAAATTCCAGCGCCTCGGCGGTCGCATTCCGCGCGGCGTGCTGCTGGTCGGCCCTCCGGGCACCGGCAAGACGCTGATCGCCCGTGCCGTGGCCGGTGAAGCCAATGTGCCGTTCTTCACGATCTCCGGCTCCGACTTCGTCGAAATGTTCGTCGGCGTCGGCGCCTCGCGCGTCCGCGACATGTTCGAGCAGGCCAAGAAGAACGCACCCTGCATCATCTTTATCGACGAAATCGACGCTGTCGGCCGCCATCGCGGCGCCGGCATGGGCGGTGGCAACGACGAGCGCGAACAGACGCTCAACCAGTTGCTGGTCGAGATGGACGGCTTCGAGGCGAACGAAGGCATCATCCTCATCGCCGCGACCAACCGTCCCGACGTGCTCGATCCGGCGCTGCTGCGTCCCGGCCGCTTCGACCGTCAGGTCGTGGTGCCGAACCCGGATGTCGTCGGCCGTGAATCGATCCTCAAGGTGCACGTCAAGAAGGTGCCGCTGGCGCCGGACGTGAACCTCAAGACCATCGCGCGCGGCACGCCCGGCTTCTCCGGCGCCGACCTCGCCAACCTGGTCAACGAAGCCGCCCTGATGGCCGCGCGCCGAAACAAGCGCATGGTTATGCAGGCCGAGTTCGAGGACGCCAAGGACAAGGTGATGATGGGCGCCGAGCGCAAGTCGCTCGTCATGACCGACGAGGAAAAGCTGCTTACCGCCTATCACGAAGGCGGCCACGCGCTGGTTGCGCTCAGCGTCAAGGCGACTGACCCGGTGCACAAGGCGACCATCATTCCGCGCGGCCGTGCGCTCGGCATGGTCATGCAGTTGCCCGAGCGCGACAAGTTGTCGATGTCGCTCGAGCAGATGGAATCGCGCCTCGCGATTATCATGGCCGGCCGCGTCGCCGAAGATCTGATCTTCGGCCGCGACAAGGTCACCTCGGGCGCGGCCTCCGACATCGAACAAGGCACCAAACTCGCCCGCATGATGGTGACGCGCTGGGGCCTGTCGGACGAACTCGGTCCCGTCGCTTACGGTGACAATCAGGACGAGGTATTCTTGGGATATCAGGTGTCGCGCCAGCAGAACGTCTCGGAAGAAACGTCGCGCAAGATCGACGCCGAAGTGCGCAAGCTGGTCGAGGCCGGTCAGGCGGAAGCGCGCCGCGTCCTCACCGAGAGGCGCGACGATCTCGAGACTTTGGCCAAGGGTCTGCTCGAGTTCGAAACGCTGACCGGTGACGAGATCAAGGACCTGCTCAACGGCATCCGCCCGGTGCGCGAGACCGTTATCGAGCCGGTGACGCCGCGCAGCTCTGCTGTGCCGCCGGCCGGCAAGCCGCGCAAGAATCCCGATGCGCCGACCGGCGACGTCGCCCCGGCGCCGCAGGCCTGA
- a CDS encoding DMT family transporter — translation MTTKDSASYVFLAVVWGLSFLAMLRGVEAFGWVGVVTFRCFVAAATLIVVAALTGRRMDFSAGWRAFAVVGATTVAGQLIGLSFGLPLIGTAMSAILVATIPLFSMLIARFWGIEQLTRRHHVGLVLGFAGMVVLVGFPAVPFTPSFALGCATTLAACLCAAYGSCYASFRLKGVSSWDTTAGAFLAGGVITLPLIYFVPVPGTPQPVDYLYLFVLGAIMSATTYVLYFRLVGTIGATRAISVEFAVTVVAVLVGALILHEPLSAAQIAGAITIIAGCALVIGLVPPLKRNRRMP, via the coding sequence ATGACCACCAAGGATAGCGCCTCCTACGTCTTTCTGGCGGTCGTTTGGGGCTTGTCGTTTCTCGCCATGCTGCGCGGCGTCGAAGCCTTCGGCTGGGTGGGCGTCGTCACCTTCCGCTGCTTCGTCGCCGCGGCGACGCTGATCGTTGTCGCCGCCTTAACCGGCCGGCGCATGGATTTCAGCGCCGGCTGGCGGGCCTTCGCCGTAGTCGGCGCAACCACCGTCGCCGGCCAGCTCATTGGCCTGTCATTCGGCCTGCCGCTGATCGGCACGGCGATGTCCGCGATCCTGGTCGCCACCATTCCCCTGTTCTCGATGCTGATCGCGCGGTTCTGGGGCATCGAGCAGCTGACACGGCGCCACCATGTCGGCCTCGTGCTCGGCTTTGCCGGCATGGTGGTGCTGGTCGGCTTTCCGGCGGTGCCGTTCACGCCGTCCTTCGCGCTCGGCTGCGCTACGACCCTCGCTGCCTGCCTGTGCGCGGCCTATGGCAGCTGTTACGCCAGCTTCAGGCTCAAAGGCGTGAGTTCGTGGGATACGACCGCAGGCGCCTTTCTCGCCGGCGGCGTCATCACCTTGCCACTGATCTACTTCGTGCCGGTGCCAGGCACGCCGCAGCCGGTCGATTATCTCTATCTCTTCGTCCTAGGCGCCATCATGAGTGCGACCACCTATGTCCTGTATTTCCGGCTGGTCGGAACCATCGGCGCGACGCGGGCGATCAGCGTTGAATTCGCGGTGACAGTCGTGGCGGTGCTGGTCGGCGCGCTGATCCTGCACGAGCCCTTGTCGGCGGCGCAGATCGCCGGCGCTATTACTATCATCGCCGGCTGCGCGCTGGTGATCGGGCTGGTGCCACCGCTAAAGCGTAACCGTCGAATGCCATAG